ATCACCGCGAGCCGGGCCACCTCGTCGGCCTGGCGGTCGATCAGGTCGAGCGCGACCGGGTCGCCCGCGGTGCCGGCCGCGAACAGCACCTGGGCGACCTCGTGCAGCCGGGCCCGGTCGATCCGGCCCAGGTGCATGGCCTCGGCGAAGGCGTTGGCCCCGACCAGTCCGAAGTGCGCGCCGATCATGGGGGAGAGCAGGGTGGCCGGGCCGCGGCCGTCCTCGGCCCGGGCCGCGTGCCACATCGCCTCGGCGGCGAGCCCGCCGCCGCCGCCCCAGTCGCCGGTGAGCTGGCCGAGCGCGGGCCAGCGGGCGGTGCGCCCGTCGGGCCGCAGGCCGACGCAGTTGATGCCCGCACCGCAGACCACCGCGACGCCCAGCGGCCCGTCGGTGCCGGCCCGCAGCAGGCCGAAGGTGTCGTTGGCGACGTGCGCGGAGGCGCCCCAGCCGTGGCCGGATATCGCCTCGTGCAGCTGCTGCTCCTCGATCGGCAGGTCCGCGTTGGCCAGGCAGGCGCTGACGTGGTCGGTCAGCGGCCGCCCGTCGGGGCGCGGTTCGACGCCGACCTGCCGGGCCAGGTCGTCGACCAGCGGGGCGAGCGCGGCGACGGCCGCCTCCGGGCCGGTGTGCTGCGGC
This is a stretch of genomic DNA from Kitasatospora fiedleri. It encodes these proteins:
- a CDS encoding N-acetylglucosamine kinase, which produces MSHSAHLPGVLAIDAGNSKTDLALVGADGTVLATARGGGFQPQHTGPEAAVAALAPLVDDLARQVGVEPRPDGRPLTDHVSACLANADLPIEEQQLHEAISGHGWGASAHVANDTFGLLRAGTDGPLGVAVVCGAGINCVGLRPDGRTARWPALGQLTGDWGGGGGLAAEAMWHAARAEDGRGPATLLSPMIGAHFGLVGANAFAEAMHLGRIDRARLHEVAQVLFAAGTAGDPVALDLIDRQADEVARLAVIALTRLDLLDRPVPVVLGGGVLASRQPLLLDNLTARLAADAPLAEPRVVVAPPVLGAALLGLDHLDADPAAHRRLRDGYPTAHPIAA